A single genomic interval of Vicinamibacterales bacterium harbors:
- a CDS encoding CoA-acylating methylmalonate-semialdehyde dehydrogenase: MAPTASAPVTVETVPFWINGARTAPLGQRSGDVSNPATGETIRRVAFAQAGDVDRAVVAAREAFKAWGATSPLKRARILTRFRELLEAHQTELARLISEEHGKVFADAMGSVQRGIEVVEFASGAPHLLKGEHAGTVGGGIDAYSRLQPLGVCAGITPFNFPAMVPLWMFPIALACGNTFVLKPSEKDPTPSIRMAELLKDAGLPDGVFNVVHGDKEAVDAILAHRDVKAVSFVGSTPIARYVYTTAAAHGKRVQALGGAKNHAVVLPDADLEFAANALIGAGYGSAGERCMAISAVVAVGAIADPLVASLAAKARALKVGPGQAENVDMGPLVTQAHRDRVKGFVDAGVAAGATCVVDGRGVSIPGHERGFFLGPTLFDRVTPAMSIYQEEIFGPVLVVVRVNTLQEAIDLVNSNPYGNGVAVFTSSGGAARHFENDIEVGMVGINVPIPVPMSFFSFGGWKSSLFGDLHMHGVEGIKFNTRTKAVTARWPTDDVGPSFVMPTLG; encoded by the coding sequence GCGGGCGACGTCGACCGGGCCGTTGTCGCGGCGCGAGAGGCCTTCAAGGCCTGGGGCGCGACCTCGCCGCTCAAGCGCGCCCGCATTCTGACCCGGTTCCGCGAACTGCTCGAGGCCCACCAGACAGAGCTCGCCCGGCTGATCAGCGAGGAGCACGGCAAGGTTTTCGCCGATGCGATGGGGTCGGTGCAGCGCGGCATCGAGGTGGTGGAATTCGCCAGCGGCGCGCCGCACCTGCTCAAGGGAGAGCACGCCGGCACCGTCGGCGGCGGCATCGACGCCTACTCGCGCCTGCAGCCGCTCGGCGTGTGTGCCGGCATCACGCCGTTCAACTTCCCCGCCATGGTGCCGCTGTGGATGTTCCCGATCGCGCTGGCGTGCGGCAACACCTTCGTGCTCAAACCGTCGGAGAAGGACCCGACGCCGAGCATCAGGATGGCGGAGCTGCTGAAGGACGCAGGGCTTCCCGACGGCGTCTTCAACGTCGTCCATGGCGACAAGGAAGCCGTCGACGCCATCCTCGCGCATCGGGATGTGAAGGCGGTCTCGTTCGTCGGCTCGACGCCGATCGCCCGCTACGTGTACACGACGGCGGCGGCCCACGGCAAACGCGTGCAGGCGCTCGGCGGCGCGAAAAACCACGCCGTCGTCCTGCCGGACGCGGACCTGGAGTTCGCCGCCAACGCGCTGATCGGCGCCGGCTACGGCTCCGCCGGTGAGCGGTGCATGGCGATCTCGGCGGTCGTCGCCGTCGGCGCGATCGCCGATCCCCTCGTCGCCTCGCTCGCGGCAAAGGCGCGCGCGCTCAAGGTCGGGCCGGGGCAGGCGGAGAATGTCGACATGGGCCCGCTGGTCACCCAGGCCCACCGCGATCGCGTGAAGGGATTCGTCGACGCCGGCGTCGCCGCGGGCGCGACCTGCGTCGTCGACGGCCGAGGAGTCTCAATCCCCGGCCACGAGCGCGGGTTCTTTCTCGGGCCGACGCTGTTCGATCGCGTCACGCCCGCCATGTCGATCTATCAGGAAGAGATCTTCGGCCCGGTGCTCGTGGTCGTGCGCGTGAACACGCTGCAGGAGGCAATCGATCTCGTCAACAGCAACCCGTATGGCAACGGCGTGGCGGTGTTCACCAGCTCGGGCGGCGCCGCGCGCCACTTCGAGAACGACATCGAGGTCGGGATGGTGGGAATCAACGTGCCGATTCCCGTGCCGATGTCGTTCTTCTCGTTCGGCGGGTGGAAGTCGTCGCTGTTCGGCGACCTGCACATGCACGGCGTGGAGGGCATCAAGTTCAACACCCGGACGAAGGCCGTCACGGCGCGGTGGCCGACGGACGACGTCGGGCCGTCGTTCGTCATGCCCACGCTCGGCTGA
- a CDS encoding TonB-dependent receptor: MRRTLVLIPALLIALGTVVFAQEQVGALRGRLATSDGLALPGATVVAASPALQGSRSTTSDVNGVYSLPGLPAGDYTVRIEMTGLGSIERRVAVPLGSPLVLDAVLGPGKISETVTVTAPAPAPVATPAGAFNLRADATRLLPVGRNPFLLAELTPGLTDNTPNQNQVTIGGGLAYDNIFLVDGVDVNDNVFGQSNGLFIEEGIQEVQVLTSGISAEYGRFGGGIVNVITRSGGNLFSGAFRANLSNASWSDETPLEKSRGTRRAGKLSPVYEGIAGGPIVKDRLWFFGGARAERTTTANLLPQTSVAYSGRNKNSRYEGKLTGTVAPGQTLQGTYIDSRTEQYAVSHPNSIDPRAITSPVIANRLGVATWRGALANRAFLTAQYSQKYWQVRNNGGTSTDIHDSPFLTRGTTAGVPANLQYSSPYFDSTDPDGRHNRQATATISYLLGTRGLGSHELKSGGEYFVSTRRTGNSQTSTDYIFQTDYRLDASGKPALDANGRLIPVFTTGTSRIVTWIPSRGAAIDVTTTSLFVSDRWSAGRRLTVDLGVRYEHVASDAELQAQRVSANTVLPRLGASYALGTDGKTIVSATYGHYAGTYNDVQFSRNSAAGNADRITGQYTGPSGEGLSFAPAFDPANYATIAGTFPTVNVSFAGGLTSPTTRETTLSLGREFGARLWARGRYVHRRTTDFVEDDIVLAGGRTTVVRNGVNFGTFDNAVYRNNAFARREYDAVDLQSGWQPSSALTLQGQWTVQLRNHGNFEGEAANNPAIPSVIGDNPEIFGERNFPMGRLDDFQRSKVRVWAAYGLPLGRGGRLDVAPMYRYNSARTFSYTATVPLSAQQIANDPGYARRPASQTLFFGERGAGSFSGFALVDLATTWSVPVWQSLSPWFKVEVLNLLNNQKLIGWDTTVTANAAGARDASGLPLEYVQGANFGKGTSTAHYPRPRPGMDGGRTYLLAFGARF; the protein is encoded by the coding sequence ATGCGCCGTACTCTCGTCCTCATTCCTGCGCTGCTGATCGCGCTCGGCACCGTGGTGTTCGCCCAGGAACAGGTGGGCGCGTTGCGCGGCCGTCTCGCCACCTCCGACGGCCTCGCCCTGCCGGGCGCGACGGTCGTCGCCGCGTCCCCGGCGCTGCAGGGGAGCCGCTCGACCACGTCCGACGTGAACGGCGTCTATTCACTTCCCGGCCTTCCCGCCGGCGACTACACCGTGCGCATCGAGATGACCGGACTGGGCTCGATCGAGCGCCGCGTCGCCGTGCCGCTGGGCTCCCCGCTCGTGCTCGACGCGGTGCTCGGTCCCGGGAAGATCAGCGAAACCGTCACCGTCACCGCGCCGGCGCCCGCGCCCGTCGCGACGCCGGCCGGCGCGTTCAACCTGCGCGCCGACGCAACGCGGCTGCTGCCGGTCGGACGCAACCCGTTCCTGCTCGCCGAGCTCACGCCGGGGCTCACCGACAACACGCCGAACCAGAACCAGGTGACGATCGGCGGCGGCCTGGCCTACGACAACATCTTCCTGGTCGACGGCGTCGACGTGAACGACAACGTCTTCGGCCAGTCGAACGGGCTGTTCATCGAGGAAGGCATTCAGGAAGTTCAGGTCCTCACGTCCGGGATCAGCGCGGAATACGGACGCTTCGGCGGCGGCATCGTCAACGTGATCACCCGCAGCGGCGGCAATCTGTTCTCGGGTGCGTTCCGCGCCAACCTGTCGAATGCGTCGTGGAGCGACGAGACGCCGCTGGAGAAATCGCGCGGCACGCGGCGCGCCGGCAAGCTGTCGCCGGTCTACGAAGGGATCGCCGGCGGACCGATCGTCAAGGACCGTCTGTGGTTCTTCGGCGGCGCCCGTGCCGAGCGGACGACGACGGCGAACCTGCTGCCGCAGACCAGCGTCGCGTACTCGGGGCGGAACAAGAACAGCCGCTACGAGGGCAAGCTGACGGGCACGGTGGCGCCGGGTCAGACGCTGCAGGGCACGTACATCGACAGCCGCACGGAGCAGTACGCGGTCTCGCATCCGAACAGCATCGATCCGCGCGCGATCACCTCGCCCGTGATCGCCAACCGGCTCGGCGTCGCCACCTGGCGCGGCGCGCTGGCGAACCGCGCCTTCCTGACCGCGCAGTACTCGCAGAAGTACTGGCAGGTGCGCAACAACGGCGGCACGTCGACCGACATCCACGACTCGCCGTTCCTGACCCGCGGGACCACGGCGGGCGTACCGGCGAACCTGCAGTACAGCTCGCCGTACTTCGATTCGACGGATCCGGACGGCCGGCACAACCGCCAGGCGACGGCGACGATCTCGTACCTGCTGGGAACCCGCGGTCTGGGCAGCCACGAACTGAAGTCGGGCGGCGAGTACTTCGTGTCGACGCGGCGCACGGGGAACTCGCAGACGTCCACCGACTACATCTTCCAGACGGATTACCGGCTCGACGCGTCCGGCAAGCCGGCGCTCGACGCCAACGGCCGGCTGATCCCCGTCTTCACCACGGGGACGAGCCGCATCGTGACCTGGATTCCCTCCCGCGGCGCAGCCATCGACGTCACCACCACGTCGCTGTTCGTGAGCGACCGCTGGTCTGCGGGCCGCCGGCTCACGGTCGACCTCGGCGTGCGCTACGAGCACGTCGCCAGCGATGCCGAGCTGCAGGCGCAGCGCGTCTCGGCCAACACCGTCCTGCCGCGCCTTGGCGCGAGCTACGCGCTCGGTACGGACGGCAAGACGATCGTGTCGGCGACCTACGGACACTACGCCGGCACCTACAACGACGTGCAGTTCTCGCGCAACAGCGCGGCCGGCAACGCCGACCGGATCACCGGGCAGTACACCGGACCGTCGGGTGAAGGGCTGTCGTTCGCCCCGGCGTTCGATCCGGCGAACTACGCGACCATCGCCGGCACGTTCCCGACGGTGAACGTGTCGTTCGCCGGCGGCCTGACGTCGCCGACCACGCGCGAGACGACGCTGTCGCTCGGGCGCGAGTTCGGCGCGCGGCTCTGGGCGCGCGGCCGCTACGTGCACCGCCGCACCACCGACTTCGTCGAAGACGACATCGTCCTTGCCGGCGGCAGGACCACCGTGGTCCGCAACGGCGTCAACTTCGGGACGTTCGACAACGCGGTGTATCGCAACAACGCGTTCGCCCGGCGGGAGTACGACGCGGTGGATCTGCAGTCCGGCTGGCAGCCGTCCTCCGCGCTCACGCTGCAGGGCCAGTGGACGGTGCAGCTGCGCAACCACGGCAACTTCGAGGGGGAAGCGGCCAACAATCCGGCGATCCCCTCGGTGATCGGCGACAACCCCGAGATCTTCGGCGAGCGCAACTTCCCGATGGGGAGGCTCGACGACTTCCAGCGCAGCAAGGTCCGCGTGTGGGCGGCGTACGGTCTGCCGCTTGGCCGCGGCGGCCGCCTCGACGTCGCGCCGATGTACCGCTACAACTCGGCCCGCACGTTCAGCTACACCGCGACGGTGCCGCTGTCGGCGCAGCAGATCGCGAACGACCCGGGGTACGCGCGCCGTCCGGCGTCGCAGACGCTGTTCTTCGGCGAGCGCGGCGCCGGCAGCTTCTCAGGTTTCGCGCTCGTCGATCTCGCGACCACCTGGAGCGTGCCCGTGTGGCAGTCGCTGTCGCCGTGGTTCAAGGTCGAAGTGTTGAACCTGCTGAACAATCAGAAGCTGATCGGGTGGGACACGACCGTGACGGCAAACGCCGCCGGCGCGCGCGACGCCAGCGGGCTGCCGCTCGAGTACGTGCAAGGCGCGAACTTCGGCAAGGGAACGTCGACCGCGCACTATCCGCGCCCGCGCCCCGGCATGGACGGCGGCCGGACGTATCTGCTCGCCTTCGGCGCACGGTTCTAG